CCCCAAGGGCCAAGGTCACAGATCCTTCCAGTTGATGGGCTCTTTGCCAGACTTCTGCAGCAGCTCGTTGGTTTTAGAGAAATGCCTGCATCCGAAGAACCCCCTGTACACCGAAAACGGCGAGGGATGAGCGGTCTGCAGCACGTGGTGCCGCTTCCTATCAATGGCACTGCCTTTCTTCTGAGCGTAAGAGCCCCAGAGCAGGAAGACAAGGCCGTTCGAGTTCTGATTGAGCCAGGACACGACAGCATCGGTGAACTGCTCCCAACCTCTCTCTTTATGAGAATTGGCCTGATGCGCCCGGACGGTGAGGACGGCGTTGAGCAGGAGAACACCTTGCCTGGCCCATCCGGATAAATCTCCATGACCAGGATGAACAAAACCATCTATGTCTGTAGACAGTTCTTTATAAATGTTTTCCAAACTGGGTGGGGGTGGCACGGGCCTTTGAACACTAAAGCAGAGCCCATGAGCTTGATTGGGTCCGTGATATGGATCCTGTCCCAGGATGACAACCTTCACATCTCTTATGTCACACATTTGGGTCCATGTGAAGACTTGCTGCGGGGGTGGGTAAACAgtgtaatgttttctttcttctgcaacAAATCCCATAAGCTTAATAAAATATGGTTTCCCGAACTCCCCGCTGAGGTGCTTCTTCCAACTCTCACCAAAACCTACAGGCACATTGCGCGCTGCGAGTCTGAGCAGCGCGGCGGCCTTGTTCCTCTGGATACGGACCAACTGCTCGGGGCTCAGTGGCGACGAGGGCGGCGTGCCGGGCTCCTCCTGCCCGGCCCGGATCTTCTTGGCGGAGCTGGCCGCCGCATCCCCGCTCTCAGCTACCGCCGCCACGCCGTTCCACTGCTCGGCCGGCTCGGAGCTGCAGGCACGTCGCTTCCTGGCGGGGCTCGGGGTGAAGAAGGAGTAGAGGGTCTTCTGGCCAATCATCCTGGAGCCGAGGAGGGAACGAACGCGCGCTGCCTGGGGACCCGCGACTTTGGCGCCAGCTGCGGCGGTCAGTAATtcgattcacaatttttaagggtTATAAtctgtttatagttattataaaatattggctatcttccctgtgctttacaatatatctttgtagcttatttattttatacatggtagtttgtacttcttaatcctctaccccaatcttgcctctctctcctcccctctcccccactggtaaccactagttgtctctgtgagtccgtttctttTTTGTCCTATTCaccagtttcttttattttttagatcccacatctAGGTGATAAtagtacagtatttgtcttttttttttttaaatttatttatttatggctgtgttgggtcttcgtttctgtgcgagggctttctccagttgcggcaagtgggggccactcttcattgcggtgcgcgggcctctcactatcgcggcctctcttgttgcggagcacaggctccagacgcgcaggctcagtagttgtggctcacgggcctagttgctccgcggcatgcgggatcttcccagaccagggctcgaacccgtgtcccccgcattggcaggcatattctcaaccactgcgccgccagggaggcccccagtatttgtctttatctaatTTATTTCACGTAGCATAGTACtatccaagtccatccatattgttgcaaatggcaaaattgcatattttcttttatggctgagtgtcCCTTTGTCTTCTTGAATTTGCCAAGCTCCTCCCTGTCCTCTTTCCCAGGTCTCAGCTGAGAATGTCCCTTCCTCAGAGTCACCTTTCCTGACCACCCCAGATAACTAGCTCTCTATCACTGCCCTCTGATTAGTTCTGGCCATTTGTCACATACCCATTTGTTGGTTTACTTGACTGTCAGCCTCTccagtagaatgtaagctctataaGGGCAGAGAACACACCAGTTTGCCTAATTCATGAACTCCCtgtgcttagcacaatgcctggccccAAACAGACTCTCAGTAAATATTCTTTGCACAACTGAACACATCGAGCTGGAGATCCTTCAAGATTCATGCCCATGGTGTGAACCTGGGTAAACTCTTCCCTCTCTGCTTCTCAGTTATCTCATCTGCGAAATGGCCTCGAGGTGACCTCTAAGCTTCGTTCCAGCTCTGAAATTCCCCAGCTCTCTGATCTGACATTGGAAACGACCGCGCCCCTCCCTGTGCAGTTATTTTGCCTTTATCGCctaattatttctttagaaaaggGGGTGCGGCAGTGCTAGTAGaaccttcattcctttttgagcATTGGGCAGTTTTCCAATTCTTGTAATTGGGTTAGAAACCCAGCAAACTTAACCAAGTTATTGATCCTGGAGTTTCGGGTCTCCGTTGGTGAGACCAAACCCACAGGCTGGCAGCTCCgtgttattttttctccctctctctctctctctctctttttgtaatGTTGTGAGATTACAGGCCAGTCCCTGAATCAACAATTCTTTCAGGCTATAATAAAGTCGTAtttttgaattttgcttttgACTTTAATTGCACCCAGGCATGAAACGAGAGAATGAGGGTGCCGTTCCAGATGAGTGCACATTCAAAATCATTCAGACTCTACTTGGACGAGGAGAGGCAAATTAATAATGAGAACAAACAGCCTTTGGAAACAGGctgcccccctcctcccttctttgTAAAATGGAATCATTCTCCTGACAGTGTCAATGGAAAAAACACCAGAGCAAACACATTGCGGAAGGCGCTGGCACAACTGGTTCTTTTGGTCTATGCAGACCTCAATAAAGTGAAGTCGGAACTATGTACATAATAAAACCAGATaactcaacattcattcatttattcatcctttttttcttcagctgagccacgtggcttgtgggatcttagttccccgaccagggattgaacccaggccacggccgtgaaagccccgagtcctaaccactagatcactagggaagtcccactttttttcctttctttctttctttttttctctctctctctccttctttctttctctctctctttcttcctcccttccctccttccctccctcccttcttccctccctccctcccttccttccctccctccctttcttccttccttccctcctccctccctttcttccttccttccctccctcctccctccctccctccctcccttccttccatccaacaaatgtttgctgaactcATATCCTGTGCCAGATTTTGGACTGGGTATGTGGATAAAACAGTGAATAAGACAGATACAATTTCCATCCTAATACAACAAACAGTACTCATGATAATAACTGTTACTCGTACTTACTAGGTGCTTGACATAGTTtaagtgtttttaataaattttctcatttagtcctcacaatatCTTTAGGAAGCAGGCACCCCTGTGAGTCCTATCTTAGttgggaaactgaagcccagggggAATGAAGTGAGTTGTTGAAGATCACGTGGCTGCAAAGGGAAGCAACGGATGGCTGTGCTCTTACGCAATGGAGTTTAGAGTCTAGCGGAGCAAGGAGGTGAGCAAACGGGCGGTTCTAACGTGGTTTGGGAAGTGATGAGCTAGGAGACAGAGACAGGGCTGGCTGGAGAGGCTGGGAAGGATTTGTGTGAGACGTGATGTCTAAGTTGAGAtctgaagaaggagaaagaagaggcagGCACAGATTGTGAGGCATTTGGAAGAGGTGAAGATATTTCAGAtgggagaggggtggaggggtAGGACGGGAGAGGAATGGGAGATGGGTCTGGCAGGGTAGACAGGGGGCCGACCATGAAGGGCCTGGGAGCCCAGGCTAAGACCTCTGCGTCCCCGAGGCAGTGAGAAAGCCCTCAGGTAGCCCTGTCAGGTTCACCTCTTACAAAGTTCACGTCTAACTGCTCTGTGCCAAGAAAGGACTGGAGGGTTGGTGGTAGAGAGACAAATTAGGCCCCGGGAGAGGTGATGGGGATCTGTCACGAGGCTGGGGGCAATGATGAAAAAGAGGAGTGTATTGGTTTGAGAGCATTTCTGATGTAGAAACTGTAGGACTGGGTGATAATTCGGATCTCCATTCTTCAAATCAGGCAGGAGACTAAATTGAACAACTCTGGTTGCCTGTGATAACTGATAACTCTCAACTTCACTTTG
This genomic interval from Balaenoptera ricei isolate mBalRic1 chromosome 11, mBalRic1.hap2, whole genome shotgun sequence contains the following:
- the LOC132374176 gene encoding uracil-DNA glycosylase, producing MIGQKTLYSFFTPSPARKRRACSSEPAEQWNGVAAVAESGDAAASSAKKIRAGQEEPGTPPSSPLSPEQLVRIQRNKAAALLRLAARNVPVGFGESWKKHLSGEFGKPYFIKLMGFVAEERKHYTVYPPPQQVFTWTQMCDIRDVKVVILGQDPYHGPNQAHGLCFSVQRPVPPPPSLENIYKELSTDIDGFVHPGHGDLSGWARQGVLLLNAVLTVRAHQANSHKERGWEQFTDAVVSWLNQNSNGLVFLLWGSYAQKKGSAIDRKRHHVLQTAHPSPFSVYRGFFGCRHFSKTNELLQKSGKEPINWKDL